A genomic stretch from Algoriphagus halophilus includes:
- the asnB gene encoding asparagine synthase (glutamine-hydrolyzing), whose amino-acid sequence MCGIVGFWNKELPASESTLIAMRESLIHRGPDAGSHWAEGKIGLGHRRLSILDLSEGANQPFESPCGNYILVFNGEIFNFKTFYPELKNKGYSFKTTSDTEVLLFLLMEYGTDCLSRLNGFFAFSFLDKRNQEMILVRDRFGVKPLFYSNSARGFYFASEIKALWAGEVPKEIQESQLDELFLYRYTSGENTVFKNIFRLLPGYLIRLKDSGNHVSSERWFHLGNEIAAQKTITNPYEWFEETFHDSIRLRMIADVPVGTLLSGGLDSSSTLYSQSSQGFEDLSAWNISFSNKEHDESHLARKLSKELGANFHSYEFDRGQLVDLTTRSIFQHDEPIMHFSDGHLLGISEKAKSEVKVLLSGEGADEILGGYVRYKVHDNELRYRLLNLIRFIPDKWLKNDRLRKMKRYLGMGNREAEILMNSNELYLADLKKLGVLSSNLLPDFRVRILEEAKKVYPNNRLRQLLYLEQHTHLYTLNDRNDRTTMGASIECRDPFLDPNLVVGVGSLPDKYFHIKGKGKDLLMNSIGKKLPDYITQHRKVGLSVPWDELILQNPMLREHLENLPNSELFSFKPYCYLDVKGIVENFKKNPKLYYPTIRQVFFTALWFQTKFEPSTIEN is encoded by the coding sequence ATGTGTGGAATTGTAGGTTTTTGGAATAAAGAGTTACCGGCTTCAGAATCCACTCTGATTGCGATGCGGGAATCTTTGATTCATAGAGGTCCCGATGCGGGCTCACATTGGGCTGAGGGTAAAATTGGCTTGGGACATAGAAGACTTTCCATTTTGGATTTGAGTGAAGGAGCCAACCAGCCCTTTGAATCTCCTTGTGGGAATTACATTTTAGTGTTTAATGGCGAGATTTTTAACTTCAAGACCTTTTACCCAGAGCTAAAAAATAAGGGGTACAGCTTCAAAACCACCTCTGATACCGAAGTTCTCTTATTCCTGTTGATGGAATATGGAACAGATTGCCTAAGCCGACTCAATGGATTTTTCGCATTTTCTTTTTTAGATAAAAGAAATCAGGAAATGATTTTGGTGCGGGATAGATTCGGCGTGAAGCCATTGTTCTATTCCAACAGCGCTCGCGGTTTTTATTTTGCCAGTGAGATCAAGGCCCTATGGGCTGGAGAAGTTCCCAAAGAGATCCAGGAATCTCAGCTTGACGAATTATTCCTTTACCGATATACCTCCGGAGAAAACACCGTATTCAAAAATATCTTCCGGTTGTTGCCAGGATACCTGATCCGATTAAAGGATTCAGGAAATCATGTTTCATCAGAACGCTGGTTTCACTTGGGGAATGAGATCGCTGCCCAAAAAACAATCACCAATCCCTACGAATGGTTTGAAGAGACCTTCCATGACAGCATTCGTTTGAGGATGATCGCTGATGTACCTGTAGGTACCCTTTTAAGTGGAGGCTTGGACAGCAGCAGTACCCTATATAGCCAGTCAAGCCAAGGATTCGAGGATCTAAGTGCATGGAATATTTCATTCAGCAATAAAGAGCATGATGAGTCCCATTTAGCCAGAAAGCTATCCAAAGAGCTTGGGGCAAATTTCCATAGCTATGAGTTTGATCGGGGGCAACTAGTAGATTTGACCACCAGATCTATTTTCCAACACGATGAGCCCATCATGCATTTTTCCGATGGTCATTTGTTGGGAATATCCGAAAAGGCAAAGTCCGAAGTGAAAGTGTTGCTATCTGGGGAAGGAGCGGATGAGATCCTTGGGGGTTATGTGAGGTATAAAGTCCATGACAACGAACTCCGATATAGACTGCTCAATTTAATTCGGTTCATCCCCGACAAATGGTTGAAAAATGACCGATTGAGAAAAATGAAACGCTATTTGGGAATGGGGAATAGAGAGGCTGAAATCCTCATGAATTCCAATGAACTCTACCTGGCCGACCTGAAAAAACTGGGCGTTCTATCTTCGAATTTACTTCCGGATTTTAGAGTTCGAATTTTGGAAGAAGCCAAGAAAGTATATCCCAACAACCGCTTACGACAACTGCTATACCTGGAGCAACACACACATCTGTACACCTTGAATGACAGAAATGACCGCACCACTATGGGAGCATCCATTGAGTGTAGAGATCCATTTCTGGATCCTAACCTGGTGGTAGGTGTGGGAAGTCTTCCGGATAAGTACTTTCATATCAAAGGAAAAGGCAAAGACTTGCTGATGAACAGTATTGGTAAAAAACTTCCTGATTACATCACGCAGCATAGGAAAGTAGGCTTATCGGTTCCTTGGGATGAATTGATTTTACAAAACCCAATGTTGAGAGAACATCTGGAAAATTTACCCAATTCCGAATTATTTTCTTTTAAGCCATATTGTTATTTGGATGTGAAGGGGATTGTTGAGAATTTCAAGAAGAACCCTAAATTATATTATCCTACCATTCGGCAGGTATTCTTTACCGCATTGTGGTTTCAGACCAAGTTTGAACCTTCAACCATTGAAAATTGA
- a CDS encoding glycosyltransferase family 4 protein — protein MRILFLGETYRADAISWIKGVEANLGVKLETRELPKGNSRVLRMLAALGFFGKLLMTRFSKPYDLVLAERATSYGFFSLFVHAKKRVVAQQGITDVYPECGFSGFYKSILQRLAYKKADLIHAWGNVMTYAMLESGASPYKIMVMPKGIDLSRYQCPDKQELTPAFIVTRSFYDLYRHIDIVEAVKILRDRSIQIKGYMVGEGPEKAEVQSLIHQYQLEETLILKGHVPNDQLPELMDLCRYYVAVPTTEGVSSSLFEAIASGCYPIVTDLPANQAFIKNGKNGHLVAPCQPIELANAIESALHAGAQVEEALEENRRYIEQHVDYRKNMKIISDRYRSLMQTN, from the coding sequence ATGAGAATTTTATTTCTAGGAGAAACCTACCGGGCAGACGCCATCAGTTGGATAAAGGGAGTGGAAGCCAACTTGGGAGTAAAATTGGAAACCAGGGAATTGCCGAAAGGAAATTCAAGGGTTTTGAGAATGCTTGCTGCCTTGGGTTTTTTCGGCAAGCTGCTGATGACCCGATTTTCCAAACCTTATGATTTGGTGTTGGCAGAGCGTGCGACCAGTTATGGGTTTTTCTCCTTATTCGTACATGCCAAAAAGCGAGTAGTAGCACAGCAGGGAATCACGGACGTGTATCCAGAATGTGGATTCTCAGGTTTCTATAAAAGTATTCTCCAGAGGTTAGCTTACAAAAAAGCGGATTTGATCCATGCTTGGGGAAATGTGATGACCTATGCCATGTTGGAATCGGGGGCTAGTCCTTACAAAATCATGGTGATGCCCAAAGGAATTGATTTATCCCGATACCAATGTCCCGATAAGCAGGAGTTGACGCCTGCTTTTATTGTGACCAGATCCTTCTATGATCTGTATAGGCATATCGATATCGTGGAGGCAGTTAAGATCTTACGGGACAGGTCCATTCAGATAAAAGGATATATGGTCGGAGAAGGACCAGAAAAAGCGGAAGTACAATCCTTAATCCACCAATACCAATTGGAGGAGACGCTGATTTTAAAGGGGCATGTTCCTAATGATCAATTACCGGAACTGATGGATTTATGCCGCTACTATGTTGCGGTTCCCACCACAGAGGGAGTTTCCAGTTCATTGTTTGAAGCGATTGCATCAGGCTGTTACCCTATTGTTACGGACCTTCCTGCCAATCAGGCATTTATAAAAAATGGAAAGAACGGACATTTGGTAGCTCCATGTCAGCCTATTGAATTAGCAAATGCCATAGAGTCCGCATTACATGCTGGAGCTCAGGTTGAAGAGGCTTTGGAAGAAAACAGAAGGTATATTGAGCAGCATGTGGATTATCGTAAAAACATGAAAATCATCTCGGATAGGTACAGATCCTTAATGCAAACTAATTAA
- a CDS encoding NAD-dependent epimerase/dehydratase family protein, with amino-acid sequence MKVLLTGGTGFLGAYIFKALQKEHEVITLGRSAKNSLQADFSKDLPSIPSVDWVIHAASPAHFIPKTESEKQSFFEVNVGGTEKLLRGLKEIPKLFVYISTVAVYGLDEGDMVRESTPLNGENPYGKSKIEAENLILEWAEKNGVKTFIFRLPLVVGENPPGNLSAIAKAIKKKMYFRIGKGLNKKSMVLAEDVAKLIGELAHKPPGIYHLCDPAPASLSEIDSSIASRFGYRVKTIPELPIQLVAKIGDLFPFFPLNSLKVKKLSSTLTFDTQKAIDELNWKPNSVLGFLKNTSIIS; translated from the coding sequence ATGAAGGTTTTATTAACGGGAGGAACAGGCTTTTTAGGAGCCTATATTTTCAAGGCACTCCAAAAAGAACATGAAGTCATCACTTTGGGTAGATCCGCAAAGAACAGCCTTCAGGCTGATTTCAGCAAGGACCTGCCCTCGATTCCTTCGGTTGATTGGGTGATCCATGCTGCGAGTCCAGCTCATTTTATCCCCAAAACCGAGTCCGAAAAACAGTCCTTTTTTGAGGTCAATGTAGGTGGTACAGAAAAACTATTAAGGGGTCTGAAAGAGATTCCTAAACTATTTGTTTACATCAGCACCGTGGCGGTTTATGGATTGGATGAAGGAGATATGGTCAGGGAATCGACCCCTCTCAATGGGGAAAACCCCTATGGGAAAAGTAAAATTGAAGCAGAAAACCTGATTTTGGAATGGGCTGAAAAAAATGGGGTAAAGACTTTTATTTTTAGGCTCCCTTTGGTGGTGGGTGAAAACCCTCCCGGTAACCTATCGGCTATAGCGAAGGCAATCAAGAAAAAGATGTATTTCAGGATCGGGAAAGGACTCAACAAAAAGTCCATGGTTTTGGCGGAAGATGTGGCCAAGCTGATCGGTGAACTAGCGCACAAACCTCCCGGGATTTATCATTTATGTGATCCTGCACCTGCCAGTTTATCGGAAATTGACTCATCTATAGCATCACGATTTGGGTATCGTGTGAAAACCATACCGGAACTTCCTATACAGCTGGTTGCAAAAATCGGTGACCTTTTCCCATTCTTTCCCCTTAATTCCTTGAAAGTAAAAAAGCTTTCCAGTACGCTGACATTTGATACCCAGAAGGCGATTGATGAACTTAACTGGAAGCCAAACAGTGTGCTTGGCTTTTTGAAAAACACCTCCATTATTTCATGA
- a CDS encoding glycosyltransferase family 4 protein, giving the protein MNILYFYQYFATSKGSWGTRVHEFTKEWVKEGHQVTVVTSVYSKSDISASKFIQTNYYEGVKVIIINVRIDNRQPFLKRIFSFLAYSFISCWYALTYSCDLVIASSGPITVGLPGLIARYFRGRKLVFEVRDLWPDGAIELGIIKNPLLKKLSLAFEKFCYKSSSLVVALSEGMKSEILEKSPQTKVISVTNAANISLFSTPANFPADAPVKPYHYAIYTGNIGEVNNSIWLLDAARILQERGIDDVQIFMIGEGQQREMIDQAIQEEGLNTLIRLGLMPKYKLVPLIQHAMVSLVPLKGTRVLDTSSPNKFFESLSAGVPVVQNTQGWMKDFLDKNKIGYTLSPNDPAQLADLLVYLKDHRAILEDMGARSMAIAKEEFDADFLARKMLKGIEEVYS; this is encoded by the coding sequence ATGAACATCCTTTATTTCTATCAATATTTTGCCACCTCCAAAGGATCTTGGGGCACAAGAGTACATGAGTTTACCAAAGAATGGGTGAAGGAAGGACATCAAGTGACGGTGGTTACCAGTGTATATTCAAAATCCGATATTTCTGCTTCTAAGTTTATTCAAACGAACTATTATGAAGGGGTGAAAGTCATTATCATTAATGTTCGAATTGATAACAGACAGCCATTCTTGAAAAGGATTTTTTCATTCCTTGCTTATTCCTTTATCTCCTGCTGGTATGCCTTGACCTATTCCTGTGATCTGGTTATTGCCTCCAGTGGCCCCATCACAGTAGGATTACCTGGTTTGATTGCGAGGTATTTTCGTGGAAGGAAATTGGTGTTTGAAGTTCGGGATTTATGGCCCGATGGAGCCATAGAGCTTGGGATCATCAAGAACCCATTGCTCAAGAAATTATCCCTGGCCTTTGAAAAGTTTTGTTACAAATCCTCCAGTTTAGTGGTTGCGCTTTCAGAAGGGATGAAGTCGGAGATTTTGGAAAAGTCCCCTCAAACCAAGGTGATTTCAGTTACCAATGCGGCGAACATATCCTTGTTTTCTACCCCCGCAAATTTTCCGGCAGATGCACCGGTCAAGCCCTATCATTATGCCATCTATACGGGGAATATAGGAGAGGTCAATAATTCAATCTGGTTATTGGATGCTGCAAGAATTCTTCAAGAAAGGGGTATTGATGATGTCCAGATTTTTATGATTGGGGAAGGGCAACAAAGGGAAATGATCGATCAAGCGATTCAAGAGGAAGGATTAAATACCCTCATTAGATTAGGATTAATGCCAAAATATAAATTGGTTCCACTCATTCAGCATGCCATGGTCTCTTTGGTTCCATTGAAAGGAACCCGCGTCTTAGATACCTCTTCACCCAATAAGTTTTTTGAATCCTTATCCGCTGGAGTACCCGTAGTTCAAAATACCCAAGGTTGGATGAAGGATTTCTTAGACAAGAATAAAATCGGCTATACACTGTCGCCCAACGATCCAGCCCAATTGGCTGATCTGTTGGTTTATTTAAAGGATCATCGAGCCATTTTGGAGGACATGGGGGCAAGAAGCATGGCAATAGCCAAAGAGGAATTTGATGCAGACTTCCTTGCCAGAAAAATGCTTAAAGGAATCGAGGAGGTATATTCATGA
- a CDS encoding acyl-CoA synthetase family protein: MLNILDLLKFQGYPIEAAQKELATLQSYSKDQFEDWRTKKGWETAKFHYEHNPLYKKLVGKHFPDRWEDLPIVKKKDIQVDFTEKLSHGISKKDLHFGNTSGSSGIPLKFAKDKFCHSMTWALIVDRYQKIGFSQNDFQARFYGIPLGFPQYHKERLKDKLMNRYRFIVFDFSDQNMEFYIQNFKTKKFIYTYGYTNSQLFFARYLQKKGIVLKDICPTLKGSIVTSEQCTEEDKVFLESQFGLPVYNEYGASELEFLAMTDHEGKRRLSSETVIAEVADENYQILNPEEGGSFIFTNIYNKAMPFIRYEVGDLGAFKRDSYSIQDELTQLNGRLNDTIVLPSGRKAPGFSLYYISKHLTTSFLKLDEYQVRQIQRDTFEVDVVMEEPLDARSISCIQEAFDTYLEKGLTLRLKKVDQINREKSGKLKHFLSLLEEPNS; the protein is encoded by the coding sequence ATGTTGAATATTCTTGATTTATTGAAGTTTCAGGGATACCCTATTGAAGCGGCCCAAAAAGAGTTGGCAACCCTCCAATCCTACTCCAAAGACCAGTTTGAAGATTGGAGAACTAAGAAAGGATGGGAAACTGCCAAGTTCCACTATGAACATAATCCACTTTATAAAAAACTGGTAGGAAAGCATTTTCCTGACAGATGGGAAGATTTACCCATTGTCAAGAAAAAGGATATCCAAGTGGATTTTACTGAGAAACTGAGTCATGGGATTTCCAAAAAAGACCTGCATTTTGGGAATACTTCAGGTTCATCTGGAATTCCCTTAAAATTTGCCAAGGATAAATTTTGTCATAGCATGACCTGGGCATTGATCGTGGATCGATACCAGAAAATCGGGTTTTCGCAAAATGATTTTCAGGCAAGATTTTATGGCATCCCTTTAGGGTTTCCCCAGTATCATAAGGAAAGGCTAAAAGATAAACTCATGAATCGGTACAGGTTCATAGTTTTTGATTTTTCAGATCAAAACATGGAGTTTTATATCCAGAATTTCAAAACAAAGAAGTTTATCTATACCTATGGGTATACCAATTCCCAATTGTTTTTTGCCCGGTATCTACAGAAAAAAGGGATCGTTCTAAAGGACATCTGTCCTACCTTGAAAGGATCCATTGTGACTTCTGAGCAATGTACAGAAGAAGACAAAGTATTTCTGGAATCCCAATTTGGACTTCCTGTTTACAATGAATATGGAGCATCCGAATTAGAGTTCCTTGCCATGACTGATCATGAGGGTAAAAGAAGGCTTTCTTCAGAAACAGTGATTGCTGAAGTGGCGGATGAAAACTATCAGATTTTGAATCCAGAAGAAGGAGGTAGTTTTATTTTCACGAACATTTACAACAAAGCCATGCCTTTTATCAGGTATGAAGTCGGGGATTTAGGTGCTTTTAAAAGGGATAGCTATTCAATTCAGGATGAGTTGACACAACTCAATGGTCGTTTGAATGATACCATAGTTCTTCCTTCCGGAAGAAAAGCCCCTGGATTTTCATTGTATTATATTTCCAAGCATTTGACTACCTCCTTTTTGAAGTTAGATGAATACCAGGTAAGGCAAATCCAACGAGATACCTTTGAAGTGGATGTAGTCATGGAAGAACCATTGGATGCCCGGTCCATATCCTGCATTCAAGAGGCTTTTGACACCTACTTGGAAAAGGGCTTGACCCTAAGACTAAAAAAAGTTGATCAAATAAATCGGGAGAAGTCCGGAAAGCTAAAACATTTTTTATCCTTATTGGAAGAACCAAATTCATGA
- a CDS encoding O-antigen ligase family protein encodes MIKRIISSKSRFGWVLFHVFLGIVSSITPWGLIAWFYLVFATSFYVVIKSKSIFPFCLFIAYLTSFELLARMSQTSPFIPYELGKYLLFLMLCIGVYKFKTKSHIGLVMVLLLLPSAFFDLSGEVNRGSLIFNLMGPINVAMAIWLFYGKSISKLQLIRLLRISILPLIAILASTIFKTPSYNELEFTLGANFATSGGGGSNQVSTVLGLGMFISFIFLINKWNLTGYRITDFLLFFLFGFQGLLTFSRGGILGGALGIMIVFYFVIKTPKKQKTLFKLPNLGKAFLLSLFLVLITFQVADSLTGGLLSLRYLGETEGTLAGTKEKSLNSITTGRVEIFLEDMQLWGDSPILGVGAGASSYMRNFSYFYLSHVEMSRLLSEHGLLGLIYFVLLLYVLVQILLKKQTPMEKGIMVAFFIIALYTTFHAAMRTYLTPLFIGLSLLYVKPTLGKKTPAKGVKKLEPIHPEPVSVS; translated from the coding sequence ATGATAAAGCGGATTATCAGTTCTAAATCCCGATTTGGGTGGGTGTTGTTCCATGTGTTTTTGGGGATCGTCTCCTCGATTACTCCATGGGGATTAATTGCCTGGTTTTATTTAGTGTTTGCGACTTCGTTTTATGTCGTGATCAAAAGTAAATCCATCTTTCCTTTTTGCCTGTTTATAGCCTACCTGACCTCGTTTGAGCTGTTGGCAAGGATGTCTCAGACGTCCCCTTTTATCCCCTATGAATTGGGGAAATACCTCTTGTTTCTGATGCTTTGCATTGGGGTGTATAAGTTCAAGACCAAAAGTCATATCGGGCTGGTGATGGTCCTGTTACTCCTGCCCTCTGCATTCTTCGATCTTTCAGGAGAGGTCAACAGAGGTTCATTGATTTTCAATTTGATGGGACCTATCAATGTGGCCATGGCCATCTGGCTTTTTTATGGAAAATCGATTTCTAAACTTCAGTTGATTCGGTTATTAAGGATTAGTATCCTTCCCTTGATAGCGATTCTTGCTTCGACTATTTTTAAAACCCCTTCCTATAATGAGCTGGAATTTACCTTAGGAGCAAATTTCGCCACCAGTGGTGGAGGTGGGTCCAATCAGGTTTCCACCGTGTTGGGCTTGGGAATGTTTATCTCTTTCATTTTCCTCATCAACAAATGGAATTTGACAGGATACCGAATCACAGACTTCCTGTTGTTTTTTCTATTCGGTTTCCAGGGGTTGCTGACCTTTTCCAGAGGGGGAATCCTGGGAGGTGCCTTGGGGATCATGATTGTGTTTTATTTTGTAATTAAGACTCCTAAGAAACAGAAAACCCTGTTCAAGCTCCCTAATTTGGGGAAGGCCTTCTTACTCTCTTTATTTTTGGTATTGATCACATTTCAGGTTGCCGACAGTTTAACAGGAGGCCTATTGAGCCTAAGGTACTTGGGAGAAACAGAAGGAACCTTGGCAGGAACCAAAGAAAAGTCACTCAACTCGATCACTACAGGAAGAGTAGAGATTTTCTTGGAGGATATGCAGTTATGGGGGGATTCACCCATTTTAGGGGTAGGAGCAGGAGCATCCTCCTATATGCGGAATTTCAGCTATTTCTACCTTTCCCATGTGGAGATGAGCCGATTGCTATCAGAGCATGGATTACTGGGCCTCATTTATTTTGTGCTGCTGCTCTATGTATTGGTTCAAATATTACTGAAAAAACAAACACCAATGGAAAAAGGGATCATGGTAGCCTTTTTCATCATTGCCTTGTACACGACTTTTCATGCGGCCATGAGGACTTATCTTACCCCACTTTTTATTGGATTAAGTCTACTTTATGTAAAACCTACTTTGGGGAAAAAGACACCTGCTAAAGGAGTTAAAAAGCTTGAACCCATTCATCCTGAACCAGTTTCTGTAAGCTGA
- a CDS encoding glycosyltransferase — protein MRTTSPNKPKIFQLVDSLSMGGTERMSVNIANGLTEIGVESGLIVTRESGGLEEYLLPSVKKFIFKKKGKLDVFTFFQILSLLKKEAPDVLHVHQTSIFWGALLKKFLPNTKLIWHDHFGMSEQLDQHPRKEMDYLISSVDLIISVNEKIESYWKSRFPMMADSTYFIENFSGKLTAVPERKLGSTFKIINIANFRRQKDQLTLIRSLTGLKEKLGDFKVYLLGEFVEKDWLTAIKEEIDALGLQEQVEIVGPVVNVTPYIEMAHLGILSSESEGLPVALLEYGMGALPTIATNVGQCADVLGGGSLGELIPSKSPEQLHEAILRVFNKYPQAIQRGYQFQEQTEANYGPSNFFKKYLPIALPAFEQKMA, from the coding sequence ATGAGGACAACTAGCCCAAATAAGCCCAAGATTTTTCAATTGGTTGATTCCCTTAGCATGGGAGGGACTGAGAGAATGTCGGTAAATATTGCCAATGGCTTAACTGAAATAGGGGTGGAGAGTGGCTTGATTGTCACAAGAGAATCCGGGGGGTTGGAGGAATATTTACTGCCTTCAGTAAAGAAATTCATATTCAAGAAGAAAGGAAAGCTGGATGTTTTTACCTTCTTCCAAATTTTGAGCTTGTTGAAAAAAGAGGCTCCAGATGTACTGCATGTACATCAGACATCCATATTTTGGGGGGCATTGCTGAAGAAGTTTCTCCCCAACACCAAACTGATATGGCACGATCATTTTGGGATGAGTGAACAGTTGGATCAACATCCAAGAAAGGAAATGGATTACCTGATTTCCTCTGTGGATTTGATCATTTCTGTCAATGAGAAAATTGAAAGTTATTGGAAATCAAGATTTCCGATGATGGCAGATTCCACCTATTTCATCGAGAACTTTTCAGGAAAACTTACAGCAGTTCCCGAAAGGAAATTGGGCTCCACCTTTAAAATCATCAATATTGCAAATTTCAGAAGGCAAAAGGATCAGTTAACACTTATCAGGTCCCTTACCGGATTAAAAGAGAAGCTAGGAGATTTTAAAGTGTATTTGCTAGGTGAGTTTGTGGAGAAAGATTGGTTGACAGCAATCAAAGAAGAAATAGATGCGCTTGGGTTACAGGAGCAGGTAGAGATAGTAGGACCCGTTGTGAATGTCACTCCCTATATTGAAATGGCACATTTGGGGATTTTGAGTTCAGAATCCGAAGGACTACCTGTTGCCCTTTTGGAATATGGAATGGGAGCCTTGCCTACCATTGCAACGAATGTAGGACAATGTGCAGATGTTTTGGGAGGTGGATCCTTGGGGGAATTGATCCCTTCTAAATCACCGGAACAGCTCCATGAAGCAATTCTAAGAGTGTTTAATAAGTATCCTCAGGCCATTCAGCGTGGGTATCAATTTCAGGAGCAGACAGAAGCCAACTATGGGCCTTCAAACTTCTTCAAAAAGTATTTACCGATTGCTTTACCGGCATTTGAACAAAAAATGGCTTAG